CCTATCATCTTCTTTGATGGTGTGTGCGGGATGTGCAACCGATTTGTGGATCTGATCCTGAAGATTGACAGCAAAGGGATCTTCACGTTCGCGCCAATTCAAGGCGAAACCGCTAAGCAAATATTACCACCGCTCTCCGAGGTACCCCAAGAATGGTCTATGTTCTATCTGGACAAGCAGGGGATTCACAAAGAGTCAGATGCTTTTCTGGAGGTATATCGACATTTGGGAGGGGCATGGTGGTTTTTGAGTCTGATGCGCCTTGTTCCACGAGGTATTCGGGATTTCGTTTATCGCACTGTCGCTCGAAACCGATACCGATGGTTTGGGCGGAGAGACGCGTGTCGGATTCCGAGTCCCGAAGAACAAAACCGTTTTCTTCCATGAAATCTTTTTACGCTCGATCGAAAATTATGGGGGCAATCTACTATGCCAAAAATCTCTTATGCACAAGCCGGAACAGACGCGCTCATCGAGGAGATGCAGCGAGACGCAACCACATTTCACCTTGCAACTAGCGCTGCAGACGAACTGGTCAATGAATTCGGATCCGAACGAGTGCGCGCCACACCCATCGCCGAGGGTGCCTTTACAGGTATCGCCATCGGCGCAGCGGGGTCAGGCTATCGACCGATTATCAACTGGGGAATGATAACATTTTCTTTCGTCGCCATGGACCAGATCGTAAATCAGGCGGCAAAAATTCACTACATGTTCGGGGGCCAAGCGAAGTTTCCCATCACATTTCGCGCCTCGGTCGGAGGCGGCAGACGGGTCGCCGCCCAACACTCCCAGAGTCCGTATTCAATGTTTATGAACCTTGCGGGATTGAAGATGATATTGCCTTCAACCCCTTACGATATGAAGGGACTGCTCAAATCTGCCATCCGCGACGACAACCCCGTGATCTCGTTTGAATCCAACCGGCTCATGGGCGTTGAGGGCGAGGTGCCGGGGGAAGATTACACGGTGCCATTGGGGGTCGCTGATACCAAACGGGAAGGTAGCGATGTCACATTGGTAGCACTGGCTTGGCTCGTGCACGAGGGGCTCGCTGCAGCCGAAATGCTTGAGAAAGAGGGCGTTTCCGTCGAAGTCATCGATCCACGTTCCCTCGTACCTCTAGATGAGTCAGCAATTCGCACCTCTGTCCAGAAAACTGGCAGGCTGGTCATCGCCGATGAGGCAGGTCCCACCGCAGGCGCATCAGCAGAGATCATAACCGTAGTCACTGAAGATAACGAAACCTTTACAAAGCTGAAAGCACCGCCCAAGCGTGTTTGCGCGCTGCATGTGCCGATCCCGTATAGCCCCGGACTCGAAGACCATGTATTCCCAGATCGGGATAACATCGTTGTAGGTATAAGGGAAGTGCTTGACGCCGGGTGAATGTCTTGGCTCATGTCAAGAAACCGTGTAACAGAAACCGAGTTTTTTCGGAAAAACTTGGTTTCTCCTTGCGTTTTGCACCTTCAATATCCTACCGATAGAGCAGCATCACAATGCCGCTTCAAATCAGTCCCGATCTAACCACTTGTATGCCGCCGTGGCGTTCCTCCAAAAATACTTCTCAGTGGCGACGACTCCCTTCGCGTTGAAGTATTGGGATACGATTCGCTGCACCATCGCATAGTCGGCAAAGCGTTCAGATACGGGCCAATTGCTGCCGTAGACCAACCGATCCACCCCAAATGCATCCCATAAGACATCCACTGTCGGCGCATAATACGCCACATCGGTAGGTGAGGGCTTGTCTTTCGTACTTTCCACCAATCCTGAAACTTTACAGTAGACATACGGGTTTGCTGCCGCCATCTGCATCCCTTCGACCCACCCCGCATCTGGCGCTTGCCCATCAATAGGCACACCGGCGACGTGATTAATAACAATGCGTAGCTCTGGAATTTTTGCTGCGAGTGCAGCGACACTCGGCAAAGCATCTGGCGATGATAAAAGATCTACCGATAAATCCTTCGCAGCAAACATCTCAATGTTCGCCAGATTTCCACCCCTCACAACCTCTCCGATATCTACCCCTCGAAGCCGTACACCTCGGAAAAATGGATTCGCAGAATAGCGTTCAAGGTTACTCTCAAAATCCGCCGAACCTATGTCTAAATTCCCAACGAACCCAACGATAAACGGTTCATTTTCCGCAAGGTCAAGTATCCACTGATTATCCTCAACCCATGTGCTCGCCTCAACAACTACGGTTCCGGTCACACCTTCAGGGATGGCAAGTGCCTTGTGGTGCTCTGGGTACACAGGGCGATAAAGCACGTCATCGTCGGGATCGGGCCAAGGTACGCCTTCGGGCCGTGTTGGATCGTAAAAATGTGTATGTGTATCAATAATCATCCGTTACCTCCATTATTGCATTTCCCCGATACAAATTCTCTCCTACGAAATCGCCGGCACGCGCACCGGTCGGTGTTCACGTGAGGACTGGTTTGCA
This genomic stretch from Candidatus Poribacteria bacterium harbors:
- a CDS encoding DUF393 domain-containing protein, with translation MNSETDKTTDYVAQNPPIIFFDGVCGMCNRFVDLILKIDSKGIFTFAPIQGETAKQILPPLSEVPQEWSMFYLDKQGIHKESDAFLEVYRHLGGAWWFLSLMRLVPRGIRDFVYRTVARNRYRWFGRRDACRIPSPEEQNRFLP
- a CDS encoding amidohydrolase family protein, whose product is MIIDTHTHFYDPTRPEGVPWPDPDDDVLYRPVYPEHHKALAIPEGVTGTVVVEASTWVEDNQWILDLAENEPFIVGFVGNLDIGSADFESNLERYSANPFFRGVRLRGVDIGEVVRGGNLANIEMFAAKDLSVDLLSSPDALPSVAALAAKIPELRIVINHVAGVPIDGQAPDAGWVEGMQMAAANPYVYCKVSGLVESTKDKPSPTDVAYYAPTVDVLWDAFGVDRLVYGSNWPVSERFADYAMVQRIVSQYFNAKGVVATEKYFWRNATAAYKWLDRD
- a CDS encoding alpha-ketoacid dehydrogenase subunit beta codes for the protein MPKISYAQAGTDALIEEMQRDATTFHLATSAADELVNEFGSERVRATPIAEGAFTGIAIGAAGSGYRPIINWGMITFSFVAMDQIVNQAAKIHYMFGGQAKFPITFRASVGGGRRVAAQHSQSPYSMFMNLAGLKMILPSTPYDMKGLLKSAIRDDNPVISFESNRLMGVEGEVPGEDYTVPLGVADTKREGSDVTLVALAWLVHEGLAAAEMLEKEGVSVEVIDPRSLVPLDESAIRTSVQKTGRLVIADEAGPTAGASAEIITVVTEDNETFTKLKAPPKRVCALHVPIPYSPGLEDHVFPDRDNIVVGIREVLDAG